aagacaaagagagaatctgaaagcagcaagagaaaagcaatccatcacatacaaaggaagcttaataagactacgtgcagatctctcagcagaaaccacggaggcaagaaggaaatggtgtgatatatttaagatactgaaagagaaaaaccaccaaccaagaatcctatatgcagcaaagctgtccttcaaacatgagggagagctcaaaatattttccaacagacagacaaggagagactttgtgaacaagacacctgccctacaggaaactctaaagggagcactacagggtgataggagaagacaggagtgcatggtttggaacacaattttgggagatggcagcccagcaatgtaagtacactgaacaaagataactatgaatatggttgagagaggaagtttggagcatgtgagacaccagaagaaaggaggaaagataaagactgggactgtgtaactaggtgaaatctagagtgttcaacaattgtgataaaatgtataaatatgttcttttatgctggagaaaaagcaaatgtcaaccttgcaaggtgttaaaaatggggaggcattgggggagggatgcaatcaatgtaaatgAGAGACTGTAACCaacagaaccattgtattatgcttcctttaatgtaacaaaggtgatataccaaggtaaatgcagataagagggggggataggggaggcgtgttagacacttgacattggtggtgttgtctgactctactctactttgatttaaggttatctttccttttgctgcttcctagctgtcatttttttcccctctttcttttttctttttcttttgcctctctaccttctttgtttctttgtgtccctgtgtctaagatgagtctcttgtatgcaacatattgatggttcatttttttttgatccattctgcgaatctatatcttttaattgtggagtttaatccatttacattcaacgttataaccgtgaaggcatttcttgaatcggccatcttatcctttggtttatgtttgccatatttttccctctctctattaatatcctttattgtacccataccgaatctctttagtactgaacctttctccaagtctctctgtcctgtctttgtttctctgtctgtagggctccctttagtatctccagtagggcaggtctcttgttagcaaattctctcagcatttctttgtctgtgaaaaatttaagctctccctcaaatttgaaggagagctttgctggataaagtattcttggctggaaatttttctcactcagaattttaaatatatcgtgccactgccttcttgcctccatggtggctgctgagtagtcactacttagtcttatgctgtttcctttgtatgtggtgaattgcttttctcttgctgctttcagaacttgctccttctcttctgtgtttgacagtgtgatcagtaaatgtctcggagtgggtttatttggatttattctatttggagttcgctgagcattcatgatttgtgtatttatgttgtttagaagatttgggaagttttccccaacaatttctttgaatactcttcctagacctttacccttttcttccccttctgggacaccaatgagacttatatttggatgtttcatattatctatcatatccctgaggtccatttcgattttttcaatttttttccccattctttcttttatgctttcattttccattctgtcatcttccaggtcactgatttgttgttcaacttcctctaatcttgtactatgagtgtctagagtctttttaatttggtcaacagtttctttaatttccataagatcatccattttttttatttagtcttgcaatgtcttctttatgctcttctagagtcttcttgatttcctttatatcccgtactatggcctcattgttcatctttagttccttgagtagctgctctaggtgctgtgtctcttatggtcttttgatttgggtgcttgggcttgggttatccatatcgtctggttttttcatatgctttataattttctgttgtttttggcctcgtggcatttgctgaacttgatagggttcttttagggtttgtagacctattgaagtccttatctctaatttatcagatctacagcttcgtggagtacactttctctaactaaccagcaggtggcgtccacgagccacctgttctccacaagccagttctcccctgcttagcctttttggtgagtgggggagtgagtcttgtggggcccaattggtgtaccaagcttgcgtgtgtagttggtgttgcctgccctgtatgtggggcgtgtttctgggcagtcggggaggggcggtggccctaacaatcaaatctccctggtgatcctagagttttaaagctgctgcaatagtctaatccttcagttcagtcgtgccagtttgtctctgccactgacccacaagtccttggtattggcgtatggctcctgagacttgcaagtgggcccctcttccaggctgtgcaccccgggtcctctgttgagggatgactgtgctatgtcacaggtgagtgccgtccccccagggcagttctgggctgctgggctgtgtagggaggctcccagtctgctcaaatgatggctgagtggggctttgttaattcacactgctccaccttcccaactctgggacaatcagctgaggttgccctctctaccttctttgactctccctcctgccttgtggaagaaatgtaggtgcccttatatagatagtggtgaaggtggtgaacacataaatatgtgatcatacagagaaccatagattgtttacttaggatggaatgtatgacatgtgaacaaaaccatcttaaaaaaaaaatgggttgatgaagaaacctagagggcaatatactgagtgaaataagccagacacataaggacaaatattgcagggtctcactgataggaattaattacagtatgtaaactcatagacataaaatataaggtaccaagatataggatgaggctaaagaatggggagtggttgcttagtatgagcagaatgttcaactaggatgaacttaaatgtttggaaatgaacagaggtgtcagtagcaagatgtgagaataactaacagtgctgaatggtgcatgaatgaggtggaaagaggaagctcagagtcatatatgtcaccagaagaaaagttggaggtcaaaagatgggaatgtataaaactgaatcctatggtgggcaatgtccatgattaactgtacaaatattagaaatctcttccatgaaccagaacaaatgtatgacaatacaattagaagttaataatagaggggcatatagggaaaaaatatatacctattgcaaaccatatactacagttagtagtatttcaacattctttcataaacagtaacaaatgtaccataccaatactatgagtcaacaatggaggggggttggttaggaatatgggagaattcgagtttccttttctttttttttccttttttcatctttcactttatttcttgtctggagtaatgaaaatgttctaaaaattgaacaaaaattaagtgtggtgatggatgcacagttgtatgagggtaccaggggcaactgattatacactttgaatctttggataattgtatggtatgtgaacaatctcaataaaaaatgagaagaaaaaaaaaagatgagactAAACTGGATTGGGGTGGACACTCATCCAATATGACTACAGTacttaaaaggagagaaaattggACAGAAATATAGACAACTGATgccaagacagagagaaagatgttcaatgtgttgaaggcagagattgagttacgGTAATAGAACCCAGCAGACCTCAGAGAAAGCACGGCCTTGCCAACACTATAATtttgcaaacaacaaccagaaaagagtgggggtagctatagTATAATATCAAACAAATTATACTTCagatgtaaaacaattaaaagagacaagggCACTGTGTatgaataaaagggacaatccatcaagaagacataaaatcataaatatctatgcactgaTTCAGAGTGcgtcaaaatacatgaggcaaacactgatgaaactgaagggagaaataatagttggagacttcaatataccactcttatcaatggacagaacatctagacagaagatcaatgaggaaatagagattttgaataacatgataaatgaactagactcaacagacatttacagaacattgcacccaacaacagcagtatatacatttttctcaagtgctcatggatcattctccaggatagaccacatgttgggccacaaagcaggtctcaatacattttaaaagacagaaattatacaaaacactttcacagatcataatggaatgaagttggaaatcaataaaggtggaaggctggaaatttcacaaataaatggaagctaaacaacacattcttaaacaaccagtgagtcaaggaagaaataagaaaagaaaccagtaaatatctcgaggcaaaagaaaatgagaacacaacacatcaatacttatgggatgtagcaaaggcaatgtTAAGAGGAAAACTTATTGACTTATATGCccttattaaaaaagaaaaaagagcaaaaattgaggatttAACTGTTTGCCTGGtgtaactagagaaagaacatcaaactaacaccaaagcaaacagaaggaaagaaatcacaaaaattagagcagaaataaatgaaagtgagaacatgaaaacaatagagacaaaATCAACAAAGCCAGAAATTTGTTCTTTGACAAATTAATAGAATCAATAGACCTTTAGCTgggatgacaaagaaaaaaagagaggacacaaataaataaaatcagaaatgggagggaggTCATAACtaatgaccccacagaaataaagaagataatgtgaaaatactatgaacaactatatgctaacaaactagacaacttatatgaaatggacaacttactagaaaagtatgaacaacaaacattgacttGAAAAGAGATGGAAGACTttaacaagccaatcacaagtgaagagattgaaccagtcatcaaaaagctccccaaaaagaaaagttcaggaccagaaggcttcacatgtgaattctaccaagaattcaagaaagaattagtacaaatcatgctcaaactcttccaaaaaattgaagagggaaagctacctaactgattctatgaagccaacatcattgtAGTATCAAAGCCAAACATActataagaaaattatagaccaatgtctttaatgaatatagatgcaaaaatcctcaacaaaatacttgcaaatcgaatccagcagcacaagaagtatacaccatgaccaagtgggttttattccaggtatgcaagcatggttcaacaaaacaaaatcaattaatgtaatacaccacatcaataaattaaagaagaaaatccacatgatcatcttgattgatgcagaaaatgcatctgacaaaattcagcatcctttcttgatgaaaacacttcaaaggataggaatagaaggagaattcctcaacatgataatggaatatatgaaaaacccaaagctaacatcatactcaatggggaaagactgaaagctttccctctaagatcaggaacaaaagaaggaggcccactgtcaccattgttattaaacactgtgctagaagttctagctagaacaattaggcaagaaaaataaataaaaggtatccaaattggaaatgaagtaaaactttcattgtttgcagatgacatgatcctatatgtagaaaatcctggaaaatctaGAGTAaagcaactagagctaataaacgaatacAGCGAAGAGGCAGGATACAAGACCAATGTGCaatagtagtgtttctatatactagtaagaAGCAatctgaggaaatcaagaaaaaaattccatttacagaagcaaccaaaagaatcaaatatttaggaataaatttaaccaaggacataaaagacctatacacagaaaaccaccaaaaattgccaaaagaaatcaaggaagacttaaataaatggaaggacatacagtgttcatggattggaagactaaatatagttaagatgtcagttcttcccaaattgatttatagattcaatgcaataccaattaaaatcccaacaacttactttgcagaaatagaaaaaccaataatcaaatttatttggaagggcagagtgcccccaaatagctaaaaatatcttgggaaagaaaaataaggtgggaggtctcacactaaagcatattacaaagctacagtggtcaaaacagcatggcacttcataaagatagatatactgaccaatggaatagaattgagtgttcagaaacagaccctttCATCTATGGATAATTGACATTTGATATGGCAGTCAAGacaactcaactgggacaaagcagcctcttcaacaaatggtgcttgaagAAATGAATATCCATATACAGaagcatgaaagaggacccctatctcacaccttatacaaaaattaactcaaaatggatcaaagacctacacataaaagctaagaccataaaatctttagaagaaaatgtagggaaatatcttaaagatcttgtgataggaggtaagtctcctagaccttacatccaaagcattagcaatgaaataatagataaactgaatctcctcaaaattcaatacttttatgcatcaaaggactttgtcaggaaagtaaaaaggcagcctatgcaatgggagacaatatttggaaaccatgtatcagatagggtttaatatccagattatataaagaaatcctacaattcaacaacaaaaagataaacaacacaatttaaaaatgggcaaaagacatggacagacactttttagaagaggaaatacaaatggctcaaaaacatatgaagggGAGAGTCagcaagatggtggctaggtgagacagagcaaaaatcacctccatggaaaacactagataaaaaaacagaaagtgacccagaacaccacttccagagtagcaccagccggacaaggtctgctaaagccacagggaatgtgcatttggtgaaaccaggagtctgcattctgaaatgagtgagtgagttggctgagtcCCTTGGCCACACTGCgatgtggggaaacggtgggttggtgttttaaaaaaaaaagaagcccgggaacagctgcagataagacgggagtggtctggactaatgcctcagtgtctggggtggaggataccccttcccacacccactgctgattgtctcgggtccaggggagcaaaggggagccaaaaggagagaaaaaaaaaaaaacctaaaaaacgcacgacttgcagctgtctccccagcaggcggggctactcctgcccagggccgaacacacagcacagatccgagccaagaaacccagcctgacagggagtctttcccgcagtaccactcacatgacacaatatcggccatggacagtagccttgaatacacccacggctgattgtcccggagctgggagggcggagctgtgcggaaagggggaagttaacacatcccattcaaccatctttgaagtgggctgggaacgcccctacacagcccggtggcctagggtttccctggaggccagcgctcacttgtgacgtggcacagccctccccccctcagcagatgtcctggaaaagcacagcacggaggggggaaccactcggaaatcccagggaacctacaccaataccaaggacttttgggtcagtggcagagaacagccttaaatctccagaacacctgggaggtttgattattaaacctgcccttcctccctaaccgctcaggcacacgtccctcattgagggcagacagcaccaacaacacacccaaattaagttcaccaattggaccccacaagaatcagatccccacacaccacaaagttggggagaactgacttgaggggaataagtgactcatggacaccatctgctggttagttagagaaagtgtatgccaccaagctgcaattctaacaaattaaagatcaagtaaagcaaatgccaagaggccaaaaacaatagaaaatcttaaagcatatgataaaaccagacgacatagAGGACCCGAACCCAAagactcaaatcaaaagatcagaagacacagtgTTCTTGGcccagttaatcaaagaactacagacaggcaatgagagcatggcacgggatataaaggacttgaagaagagcatggcacagaatataaaagacatcaagaagatcctagaagagcataaagaagatattgcaagagtaaataaaaaaatagaacatcttatggaaattaaagaaactgtaggccaaattaaaaagactctggagtAGCAATCTGGTGTTCATGCCCTTAGTACGCCTCTCGTACCTTGACTCCGGTTGTCCTCGCGAGCCCCGTTTGTGCTCAGTATCCTGTGCACACGCCTTGCAAGTAACCACGCCATGAGTTTGACTTCCAATTCCAGCATACGAGTTGAATGGATTGCAGCAGTTACCATTGCTGCTGGAACAGCTGCAATTGGTTATCTAGCATACAAAAGATTTTACATTAAAGATCATCGCAACAAAGCTATGGTAAACCTTCACATCCAGAAAGACAACCCCAAGGTAGTGCATGCTTTTGACATGGAGGATTTGGGAGATAAAGCTGTGTACTGCCGTTGTTGGAGGTCCAAAAAGTTTCCACTCTGTGATGGGTCTCACACAAAACACAATGAGGAAACTGGAGACAACGTGGGACCTCTgatcattaagaaaaaagaaacttaaatggACAATTTTGATGCTGCAAACTACATTGTCATAATGTTACCTGATTGTTTAATTAGAATGAATAGCACTTCTGTGTGATTCACATCCCCTAGATACTAGATGTGATATATTGCAAACTGCAGCTTTCACATTCATGGCATTTGCCTTACTTGTTGAAACATCGTGGTGCACATTtgtttaaacaaagaaaaaacaaaaaaaaaaaaaaaggaaaaaggaaaaaccaacCTCATGGCCTGTGGGTTATTTTGGTCTTGTAAGGaaccatttctttaaatttaaaatgatgacaTTAGAATATAGTTGAATGTTGAAGTTAACATATGAAATTATTCTCAAAATCATGTATATAGAGATTGTTTCAAAGAAAAAGTATCACCTCTTCATATTCTTCGTTAACCTGGAAAGTAAATTAGTAAATTAGTTGTGATTAAACTACACTAATTTCTTAATACAATCTAGGAAAAATCTTATGACCTTAATTTTCTTCTTGACAACGGTAACGTCACTGAGAAAATGTGGCTTCTGTTTTCACAGTTTTCAATCAAAACAAACTATGAATGTCATTCTGTTTAATTATGAGTGAGCCAGGTCAATAATGAAGAGGTGGTAACTTCTTTGTATTCATCTTCATGAATATTTAATTGATCCATTAAAGGAACAAATAGTGTAAATTTAGATCAAAGTGATATTAGATTTAAAGTCATTGTGAAGGCTCTCTTAATAATGTAGTGTTCTTCTGGAATTGTAGCCCAAGAAGCAGCAAGCACTTGAACTGGGGAAACTGAAGAAATTGGAGGACAAACTCTCAAGTCTCTTGAAAAGCCATACATCCATAACATAAATGGTAGTCACAAGTCTAGATCAGAGGTGTGCAgagatttttctcctcattttggcTAATCCAGCACATGGCTAATACTAGTGAaactattttaaagagaaaattaagaattaCAACTCTTCTAAATTGTATGatctttttcttaaatgcaaGAATTTGAAGATAAGTGTTTACgtaatattcttcaaaaaaacCTTGCATTCGTTGCTGGTTCAGAAAAcaccaaaatgaaaacaatttcgaataataaatgaattaagacaggagttaaaaaaaaaaaaaaaaaaaaaaaaaaaaaaaaaaaaaaaaaaaaaaagactctggatactcataatataagattagaggaggttgaacaacaactcagcctcctcgaggaccacagaacagaaaatgaaagaacaaaagaaagaatagggaaaaaaattgaaaaaatcaaaatggatctcagggatacgacagataaaataaaacatccaaatttaagactcattggtctcccagaaggggaagagaagggtaaaggtctagaaagactattcaaagaaattgttggggaaaacttcccaaaccttctacacaatttaaatacacaaagcataaatgcccagagaactccaaatagaataaatccaaataaacccactccaagtcatattctgattagactgtcaaatactgaagacaaggagcaagttctgaatgcagcaagagaaaagcaactcaccatatgcaaaggaaacaacataagaccatatgcaaaggaaacaacataaaactaacataacactcagcggccaccatagaggcaagaaggcagtggcatgacatatttaaaattctgagagagaaaaatttccaaccaagaatactttatccagcaaaactctccttcaaatttgagggagagcttaaatttttcatagacaaacaaatgctgagacagtttgctaataaaagacctgccctacttcagatactaaagggagccctaccgacagagaaacaaagaaatgagagagatatatagagaatttcaacagacatatatagaatattacatcccaggtcactgggacacacattcttcactagtgatcacggctctttctccagaatggactgtatgcagggacataaaaacaagcctcaataaaatgaaaaatagaaaaatgaatttgttcaaagcacattctctgaccacagtggaatacaaatagaaatcaataaccatcagagacttggagaattcaaaaacacctgaaggataaaaatgagggggagatgaaaacattcccagataatcaaaagctgagggacttcatcaccagtagatcagtcctaagcaggctgaaaggaagggacactaaacaattgactgaaaccacatgaagaaataaagattgccagtaaagatcacatggtaaatataaataccaatactactgtactgttgatttataactccactatttacttcctacaggatctaaaatacataaactgtaatgataaattggtggttttgggctcaatgtaaaatatgtaatttttgacaagaactacataaaagtgggggaatggaggagtacaggaacacagtttatgtgtcctattgaagttaagttggtatcaaagaaaaacaagattgttatagatttaagatgttaaatttaagccccatggtaaacacaaagaaagtatcagagaatatgaccaaagagatgaaaagtagagtaggggttccaagaagtgggggaaggggcaatggggagttaagaaatgagagtagggtttttgtttggggtgaagggaaacttctagaaatggatggtccaaaggtgatagcattgcaacattctaaatgtgattaatcccactaatggaatgctagggaggggtggaataggaagatttaggctatatatatctttccacaattgaaaaaaaaaaaaaagacagtctaaatagatgacaattaaatgccaaggatgatcctggatgggatctgaggttggaggagaggaggctcaaagggacacagacgggacacaaggaaaaaaaaaaaaggaaatacagaatgtaagctttatatcaatgtcgaatttcttgaacttcttagctgcacttaatgacattgcataaaataatgttcttgtccatgggaaaggtatatgtgaattatactgttttttCAAAGAtacgtgcagcttgctctcatatgttcagaggacagagcaatagatgatgggtgttagggatggagggagggagggagagagggagggaaagaaagagacagtggtgtgataggatcttaaaggtgatggatcggggtatcgggggaggggggtcggggtattaTGGAGtcctatgtatggggtttgtactgtttttgcaactgttcctgtaagattgaacttatttcaaaataaaatttattattaaaaaaaacatatgaaaagatgctcaacttcactagctatta
The Choloepus didactylus isolate mChoDid1 chromosome 4, mChoDid1.pri, whole genome shotgun sequence DNA segment above includes these coding regions:
- the LOC119533167 gene encoding CDGSH iron-sulfur domain-containing protein 1: MSLTSNSSIRVEWIAAVTIAAGTAAIGYLAYKRFYIKDHRNKAMVNLHIQKDNPKVVHAFDMEDLGDKAVYCRCWRSKKFPLCDGSHTKHNEETGDNVGPLIIKKKET